From the Callithrix jacchus isolate 240 chromosome 22, calJac240_pri, whole genome shotgun sequence genome, the window CACCACATACCTGCGTATcacaaatataaatgttatacCCCTGAAATCCACAATAAGCACAAAATACAGGCTTCATGCTGCAATATGATGAGAAATGTCACACTATCTCTTATTACACAACGGGTATGCCTTGATGGGAGACCGGCATGCAACAAGCACGCTGGAGGCTTTTGGAGCATTTATTCGAGCTCAGACTCTGCATTGCAACAACCAACACAGTAGCACAGTATTCTGAGAGTAGGTATGCCCTGGCCGGGAATTTACAAGGAAtaaaacaatcatcagagaagctgggcgcggtggctcacacctgtaatcccagcactttgggaggctgaggtgggtggatcacttgaggtcaggagttcaagaccagcctagtcaacatagtgaaactccatctctacaaaaaatataaaaattagctgagtgtggtggtgcatgcctgtaatcccagctactcagggggctgagacaggagaatcgtttgaaccagggaggtggaggttgcagtgagccgagattgtacactgcactccagcctggacaacagagtgagactcagtttcaaaaataaaaaagatcaacaGAGAGCTACAAACTTCTTGACCATGGATTTGCAAGAAGTTCACATAGGTGTATGGAGACAGCAGGAAGAGGTTTATCCCAACCACTGCACAAGAGAAAGAGATGTTGAACTGAGGCTAGACAGCCAGCTTGGGAAAGGGACAAAACCCAGCCTttatggctggatgcagtggctcaagcctataatcccagcactttgggaggccgaggcgggtggatcacgaggtcaagagattgagaccatcctggccaacatggtgaaactccgtctctactaaaaatacacaaaaaaatagctgggtgtggtggcgcgtgcctgtaatctcagctactcgggaggctgaggcaaggagaattccctgaacccgggaggcagaggttgcagtgagccaagactgtgccactgcactccagcttggcacctggctacagagtgagactctgtctcaaaccaaacaaacaaaaaccagcctTCAAGGTTTTAGGTTATATCCATCAAGTGAATTCTAAAAATTCCTTCTGTTTCTTGGCACTTGCTGAGAATGTAAGAATCTAATAGGAGTTTCTGCCTGCTTAAGAGTGTGTCTCTTACCTGCGCCCTGGCCACCAGGGTAGGGGAATagtatttcttgtttttaataagGGGGTGAAATAGGGGCGGCTTCCCAGAAATAAGAAAGGGAATTGAGGCCAGGTcagaggcttatgcctgtaattccagcacttttggaggctgaggcaggcaaatcacttgaggcaggaatttgagaccagcctggccagcatggtgaaatgccatctctaatgaaaaatacaaaaattagccgggtgtggtggcagatgcctataatcccagctactagggaggctgaggcgggaagattatttgaggccagaaagtaaaggttgcaccactgcatccagcctgggtgacacagtaagaccctgtctcaaagaaaaagaaaagaaaggaaggagggagcggggaaggggggaggggggaggggagaaggaaggaaggaaggagagagagtgagTTGAATGCTGAAAGTCACAGACATGACTGACATCCATCACAATGAGACATTAGGGGTCTCTGGCGTTACAATTTGGtaggctgagtgtgtgtgtgtttaagttacattttttaaaagattcagtTCAAACCTTTGCAGATCCCTGAACTAGCAGAAGTATGCATTTTGACAGGTAAGGTGTCTTTAAGTAAATATCTGTCTACTCACATGTATTTGGattttacctaattttaaaaattcttcatctCAATGTTAACATCGTTCACTGGTAACTCTTGAAAATGGCCTCTtaattattttcctccttttggaCCACTGCCTGGAAgcctcgccttttttttttttttttttttttttttttttttgagacagttttgctcttgttgcccaggctggagtgcaatggcaccatctcagctcactgcaaccttcacctctggggttcaagcgattctcttgcctcagcctccctagtagctgggattacaggcatgcaccaacaacttccggctaattttgtatttttagtagagatggggttttctccatgttggtcaggctggcctcaaactcccgacctcaggtaatccccaCCCCACcgaccccacctcagcctcccaaagtgctgggattacaggcatgagccactgcgcccagccacctcTTATTTAGAGAGTGGAGTtcacacctcccaccaagccaAAGCTTCCGGGATTTAACTTGGCAAGACTCATACCCTCACCCCAGGCGCCAATCTGGGCAGAAGGgtccctcctacctctgactgcTTCTGTAAGAGACTCAGCGTGTAGAGAATGGCGACAGCTTTTCAAGAGCCAATTACAGATCAGCGAGTTCCTCAGAGGTGGAGAGCAGGCAACTCTCAGCCATGATTTCTGCTTGATATGCGCAAAACAGGGTATCCCACTCCGGACAAGTTTGTGCCAGAGTTACATTCAAGGTACATGCTTTTGAAACACAGAAAACGGCTCTAGACTTTACAATAACAGGATTTCCAGGAGGGCGCACAGCTAGAGGGGTCTGTGCCGCCCGCCTCCCCCCAGCAGGAGAGGCAGTCCCAGCATCAGGCCGCAAGTGACAGCCGAAGGGGGATGGCGGCCCTTCACCCGAGTAGGGATCTCCCTGACATGTTCCTCCTGGATCTGCGTGGGTTTTCTTCAACTCCAGTAAGAGATCTTCTCCAAAACCTTGGAATCCGGGAACCTGTTGTCCCCGCCTCCATTTTCTGCAAAGGGCGCAGGCGCCTGGAGAAAGCCTTGATCTCCATAGCAACGGTCAGACGCGCTGCTAGGTTCTGGCTCCGACTGCGCCTGCGCGGCTGGACCCGCGGGGTCTCCCGGGTGCCGGAAAATGTTTGTGGGTCTTTGAGACCCTTCCTCACTTAGAAATTACTCTCATCCACTCAAATGATACCCATACACATATCAGGTGTTACTCACACACTCTCAAATATTACCCACAACTGCTCTCAATTATACACGGATGCTACCCGCACACCCTAATGCTACCCACACTCACTAATGTGTATTTAAGTAACCCGGATGTTACCCACGTCTACTCAGATATGTAGTATGACAGTCATGGGCAAGGTTTTGGTCTATTTTATTCCCCttctgtatccccagtgcctggcacactgtaGGTCCTCAGGAAATTTTGTTGGTTGAAggatacatgaatgaatgagtaatcCACACTCAGCCAGATTTTGTGAACATTCAACCGTTACCCACATCTACTCAAATGCTACCTACGCTCACTCCGATGTCTCCAAGTAATTTAAATATTACCCACTCTGAGTGccatgaaggcagggatttttgttGAGTTTACTCCCTTCTGTATCCCCAGCTCCTAGAATAGTACCTGGGACATAATAGGTGCACAGTAAATATCTgtaggatgaatgaatgagccaaGGGCAGCCAGACGTTAACCGCACACACTCAGATGTAACTCACAAGTTAGTTAACTCAAAGATATCTACCCCTTTCACACTAGTCAGATGTTACCTGTGCTATCCAAAGGATAAGCATTCTTCCTCAAAAGTTACTCATCCACTAGTGTCATTCCTCACTTGTATTACCCACACTCACTCATACTCCTTAAATGTACTCAGGTGGTACCTACCCTCCCACGGTCATCACTCACACCCACTCGTCACCCCCCACGCCCACCCGATGCCACGACCACCACCTCACAGCTTCTTGTCCGAGGCGCGACGCCGCCGGCGGTTTTTCTTGTTCTTCCTTTTGCCCCTCTTGCCATCTCCAGCCTTGCTCTCCTTCTCGGAGGAGTCCGGAGGTGGCACCACGTCCATCCGGACAGTGGCCCCAGCCTCCGGCTTCTCCCCCACCCCAGTCACACAGCACTTCCTTGCAGGCAGCTCTCCGGGGCCTGTCTCTGGGAGACACAGTTCCTGCCTCAGGACCCGCGCCACATCCTCGACCGTCCTCCCTTCGCTCTGCAGAAAGAGGTTCAGCTTGGTCAGGAATTCGATGTCCTGCTTCCGGGGCATGTAGACCACTCTCCACACACCGCCCTTGCCCTTGATCTCCCTGGGGACCACGGCGTAATTGATGTCCTCTGTCAGCTCAATGATGGCTGCCTTGGATTTATCTTCTTCCAGATAGGCCTTCCCAGCCACTTCGAACTTGCCTAGAGGTTTGAGGGGCAGCCGAATAATCTCTTCAAATTCCTCGTGGTTGCAGTCCTTCGGGATCCCCAGGATCATCAGGGACTTGTGACTGTCCACCTCCAGGGCCTTGCACCCATGCTCCAACAGGGCAATGTCCTTCACGCCAAACAGCATCTTCCCCAACTCTTTGAGGCAGCAGTATGCCCGCTGGCGCACACCTGAGCTGCCTCGGGAATCCACGGAATTATCCAGATTGCCGGGATTTCTTCCTAAAGGCTAGGAGAGAGCGTCAGGCCTCGGGCCAGAGGCTGCTCCCAGGCCCCCTTTGTCCAGCTCAGTGACGGATGCCCCCAGTGCCTGCCTGCAGGGCTGTGCAGTGTCAGTCAGGGCTTCTGTGGCTCCCTCTGAGTGGGCTCGAAGATTCCCAGGGACTTACGCGTGCTGGAGAAGCAGAAGGCGGTGTTTGCCACCTGACTCGTGGCTCCAGGGTCCTGTGCGAGGCTGCACCGAGGAGGGTCTTAAGATAATAATGCTTCCCCTTTCTTGGCGTGGCCTCTAAAGGTCTCGCAGGCCCCAACAGTCTCTGTGGATCTGGGACTGCTGATCTCCACCAACGGAGTGTCGTGGGTGGGGCCCTGACAGACAGGGAGGCGCGTCACTGCCGGCCCAGAGATTGCCCTCAGTGCCCCGTGGCCAGACTAGGACGAGATGTGGCCGCTGCACTTGCTCCTGCTGTGACGTCACCGTCTCCTTCCACCAAATTACTTCCAGGCTCTGAGGCCTGGAAGTTTCCATGGCAACCGCTGGAGCATCGCCTCTGTCATTGGCCGCCTGGTCGCATTGAAATCAAGAGTCGGAGGGGGTCATTCGGAGGTGAGGGTTCGGCCTCAGCCATCAGAAGTGCCCGAGATTCTCCTTTGAATAATAGCTGATTCCAGGGGCGAGGGGACAGGGAATATACAAGAGGCACCCGGGAATATTTTGGGGTCAGAAACTaaggaattactttttaaaaaaatgatgagaacatCTGGAAAGACCCAGGAACCGGCGTGAAAGGCTCCCACTGGCCAACCCgggacaatttgagcatcaacgttaaaaatgaaagtaacagATTATAACCCCTTGAATAAAATTAGAACCTATGAGTTGATGTAGATATAAGTACATTAAGGGAAGTTTGTGAGGAATGTGAATAGCACATTGTCTCAAAGTACTTGCCCATATAATACTCATCAAAGGCAACAAACGTCTTTACAGTGGAATATTCTTACTTGTAGGATGGAcggacacacggacacacacacacacgtgcgcacactgATAGAACAATATGACAATTTACACTAAACACTCAAAATGCTtgaggggaatttttttttttgagacaaagtctccctctgttgccaggtgccaggctggagtgcaatggcacaatctcagctcactgcaacctccacctcctgggctcaagcaatattcctgcctcggcctcctaagtagctgggacgacaggcacccgccaccacccttggctaatttttgtatttttagtagagatggggttttatcgtgttggtcaggctgatctcaaactcctggcctcaagtgatcctcctgccttggcctcccaacatgctgggattacaggcatgagccaccaggcctggcccagtaCTGCCTTGGGACCCAAGAGTCCAATCCCCTGTCAGGGGCCACATATACTGATCCCCCATGTGGGTGAAGAGCCCATGGGGTTGGGGACATGGGCTTCCTTGGAACCCCCACCTCCCCTTCTGGACCATGCTCTGGTACCAGGGCCCAGAATTCCTTGCTGAAGTGACCTGAGCCACTTCCAGGACATGTGTGGGCATCTTCCCTGGCTGGACGGCACCATTGTGGTGCATATATCCAGCCTCAGTGGATGGCCCTAGGCGCAGAATTGGAGTTGAGAGGGAATGGAGCATGGAGGTGCCTGCCGGGACATCTACCGCATGCACACAAGGACCCTCGCTGGTGCGACAGGGCTGGGTGGTGCAtatgtttcctgtggctgctacAACAAATAACCGCAATCTTAGCGGCttcaaagaaagcattttttaaatgtgtagagTTATGGAGATCAGAAATCCACAAATAAGTTTTATGGAActatattagggttctccagagggacagaactaataggatctATATCAATATAAAaggagtttatttattttcatttttattattattatttttttttttgagacggagtttcgctcttgttacccaggctggagtgcaatggcgccatctcggctcaccgcaacctccgcctcctggattcaggcaattctcctgcctcagcctcccgagtagctgggattacaggcacgcaccaccatgtccagctaattttttgtatttttagagacggggtttcaccatgttgaccaggatggtctcgatctcttgacctcgtgatccacccgcctcggcctcccaaagtgctgggattacaggcgcgagccaccgcgcccggccaggaggAAGTTATCTATGTGCTGATACAGGAAGATTTCCTTTGTGTGAAATGATATGCTGACATTCTCACAACATATTGTTTGATAAAGCAAGGTGTATAATactgttaaaaacaaagagaattttatctttttttttctttttgagacagagtgtataacaccattaaaaaaaaaaaaagaaagtgagagaaaaattccttttttccccccctttttgAGATGccgtctcattctgtcacccaggctggagagcagtgatgtaatcacagttcactgcagcctcccaggctccagcaatcctcctgcctctgactcccaagtagctgaaatcacaggcgcctgccaccatgcccagttaatttttgtgtttttagcagagatgggttttcaccatgttggcctggcggctctcaaattcctgacctcaagtaatccgcccacctcagcctcccaaagtgctgggatgacaagcgtgagtcactgcacctggccataggACTGGCTTTCAACAGGAAGCACAGAAAATTCCTCCAAGGGACAGGAGAGAAGgacaggtgcacacatggcaaaTGCAGCTTTCCTGGTAAGAAgccaaagaaacaaattttatcttattttgttatttaagaaaagCGTATATGATGCTTACTATATCCCGACTCTGTTCCAAGCATTTTGCAAATACTTCATTACATGAAAAGTTCTTGAGGTAGCTACTGTTATATTCTCATCCTCatcttacaaatgaggaagcaGGCACAGAGGGGAATCAcctccaaagtcacacagctgggaagaggCAGGGCTGCTTAAAGGTGGGCAGTGCAGGCTGCGGaactcacattcttttttttgagacgaagtttttaCTCtttgcaatggcgtgatttcgactcattgcaacctccgcctcccaggttcaagtgattctcctgcctcaggctcccgagtagctgggattatgggcattcgccaccacaactggctaattttgtatttttagtaaagatgggatttctccatgttggtcaggctggcattgaactcccgacctcaggtgatttgcccgcctcagcttcccaaagtgctgggattacaggcatgagcccccacacctggccaagaacgCACACTCGTGAACACTACTACTCTGTAATACTTCTCTgtgcttgacctcctgggctcaagcgatcctcctgccccagcctcccaagtagctgggatcacaggcttgcagcaccatgcctgggtaattttttcatattttagtagagatggaggggggttcaccatgtggcccaggctggtctcaacctcctggcctcaagtgatcctccagcctcagcttcctaaagtgctaggattacaggcatgagccgcagcAACCAGTCTTCTGTGCTCTGTTTTtgataaatgacattttattgtacaaatgtgttttatttttagatgcaAGATCAGCGGTCGAGGATTCGGGCTTGTTGTGGGTACTGGGAATCTTGAGGAGAGAGGAGAGTCAGAAGCTGCAGtcttggagaaaaaaaacaacaacagaaaaacaggaccaggtgctgtggctcatgcttgtaattccagcactctgggaagccaaggcgggtggatcataaggtcaggagattgagaccatcctaacacagtgaaaccccatctctactaaaaatacaaaaaattagttgggtgtggtggcacatgcctgtagtctcagctacttgggaggctggtccaggagaattgcttgaatctgggaggcagcgattacagtgagccaagatcagacaactgcactccagcctgggcaacagagcaagactccaactcaaaaaaaaaaaaaagaaaataaaagaaaagaaaaacaggaaggcTCCACATTTGAGGTTTGTGGTGCTGGGTTTTCAGTGAAATCCCGAAGCATTTTCCGGCTTCGTTGCAGGGAATGGCTTTTGCACGATGGGGGGCGGTGCAGAAGGAAGGTAAGCATGGCCCAGTTCACAGTCCATCTGCAAATCCCCAGGCACTCTGGTTCCCTGGTTCTCTCAGGGTCCTGGAATCTGGTGCTGGTGGCCTGTCTGCCCTTCCAACTGGCCACCTGGTCCCTGTGAGCTGAACTCCGGGAACTGAGCGTGGCCAGTCCAGGCTGCCAGGGAGAGAAGGGCTTAGAAGGCTGTTCCAGGCCACAGCCAAAGGAAACGAGTTACATTCCAGGAGCTGGAGCCCAGAGGCAGGGTTGGGGAGCTGGGGGCTGGAGGTAAAGCAGTGCCCAGAATTCACAGGGCCTCCAAAGCTGGGCTGGAGTTCGGCTTTGAGCACAGAACCAACAGGGCCTGTCATGGGTCCCCTCTCCACCCCAGAATTTGGGGGCTGAATAACGGCCCTCAAAGACAACCACATCCTAAGACCTAGAACCTGTAAAGAGGTGGCCTCATGTGGCCAAAGGGACTCAGAAGACGACAGtgaattatctgggtgggcccaatgTCATCACAAAGATCTTTACAAAAATGGCCAAGCTCGGCGCCTCACATTTGTAatgccaacattttgggaagccaaggcaggaggattgcttgagtttaggagttcaagaccagcctgggcaacatagtgagacccatctctaaaacaacaacaacaacaaaattgaaattagccaggcgtgatggtgcaggcctgtagtctcagctacttgaaaggctgaagtgggaggattatttgaatctgggaggtcgaggttgcggttagctgagatcgtgccactgcactccacctgggtgacagagcaagaccctgtctcataagattaaaaaagggctgggtgctgtggctcacgcctaaaatcccagcactttgggaggctgaggtgggtagattgcctgagctcaggagtttgagaccaccctgggcaacatggtgaaacgccatctctagtaaaaatacaaaaactgaccaggcgtggtggcaggtgcctatagtcgcagctactcaggaggctgaggcaggagaatcgcttgaacctgggaggcagaaattgcagtgaggcaagatcacagtcttgagacagagcaagactctgtctcagtcaatcaatcaatcaatcaaatttaaaaagaaagagggagcTGAGAGGGTCAGAATCAGAGAAGGAAAGGTGCCGATGGAAGCGGGGTTTGGAGTGATGCAAGGAACGCCTCAAGGTAAGGAATGCAGGTGGCCCCTGTTTGCTGGGAAAGGTGAGGGCACGGACCCTTCCCTGGAGCCTCCAAAGGAACGCGGCCCTGCTGACCCATTGAGACTTGTAACTTCCAGAACTGCCAGACAATTAATTTTGTGTTGCCTTAAGCCAATCcattatggtaatttgttaccaTGACAGAAGCTTGAGATTGCAAGTTTCTTTATCTCCCGCAGAGTCTGTTTCTGAATCTGTGCATCGGTGATAACTGTGACTCCCGGCAGTGTCGTACTTAGGATTTGCAGCTCCGATACACTGAAGCAGGAGCGGCGGACAACAAACCTCTCCAACACCGAACTGacgaaggaagtggctttttattcgACCAGGAGCTGTGTGTGGGGGTGCTACAGCCTTATTCACCGAGCTCCCCGAGCTgcagcttctctccccttttataTGCTTACAACgataaaggggaaactgaggcagaactaTATCATTGTCCATTTGCTGGACGTCTGAccttacaatcttttggcttcattgatttgctagTTCATATGCAGCGTGAGTGGGGATGGGCAGGAGAgggggcttacagagacaagacaaaagcaACAGGCTGTTTgttggcagaggtgtttccaggagggagcctggtCCCTGGAGACATGGGGGTGTGACCCAGTGCTCAGCTCCAGCCTGCAGGGCTAAAATTCATTTGCAGCTCTTTCAAGGTTAACAGCAGAGACGCTGGGAACTAAAGAGGGAGTCATTTTCCCAGCTCTTcggtgttttatttttccctttttcatcCGCCTTTCCATCTGgaaatgggggagggaggaggtgaaatAGAAGGAGGCGAGGGGTCTCCCCTCTCGAGAGTTTAGGATGGTGACTGACATCCAGCAAGTGCTTGACCAGTATACTAGCTATCATTTTCTTCAGTGTTCAGTCTAGGTCATGC encodes:
- the PNMA8C gene encoding paraneoplastic antigen-like protein 8C, coding for MLFGVKDIALLEHGCKALEVDSHKSLMILGIPKDCNHEEFEEIIRLPLKPLGKFEVAGKAYLEEDKSKAAIIELTEDINYAVVPREIKGKGGVWRVVYMPRKQDIEFLTKLNLFLQSEGRTVEDVARVLRQELCLPETGPGELPARKCCVTGVGEKPEAGATVRMDVVPPPDSSEKESKAGDGKRGKRKNKKNRRRRRASDKKL